CGCCGCCCCGCAGCGGTGCCTGGCGCACAAGCCGCCGTCGCTGTCCTTCGCCGAGGCCGGGGCACTGCCGCTGGCCGGGCTGACCGCCTACCAGGCGCTCACCGAGACCCTCGACGTGGGCGAGGGCGACCGGGTGCTGGTGCACCGGGCCTCGGGCGGGGTCGGCTTCAACGCCGTCCAGATCGCCGTCGCGCTGGGGGCGCACGTCATCGGCACGGCGTCGGCGAAGAACCACGGGTTCCTCCGCGAGGCCGGCTGTGCCGAGGTCTACGACTACGCCGATGGCCCGCTGAGCGAGCAGCTGTCCGAGCCGGTGGACGCCGTCCTGGACCTGGTCGGCGGACCCACCCTGGCCGACGCGCCCGACCAGGTGCGCGACCCGGCCCGGATCGCCTCGGTCGTCGACCCGGCGGTGAACGACCTGGGCGGTCGGTACGTGTTCGTCCGGCCCGAGGCCCACGACCTCGAGGAACTGGCCCGGCTGGTCGAGGACGGCCAGCTGCGGGTGCCGATCGCCAAGGCGTTCCCGCTGGAGCGCACCGCCGAGGCGCACGAGCTGGTCGCCGCCGGACACGTGCGCGGCAAGGTCGTCGTCACGCTGCGATGACCGTCCCGCCCCCGGTCGACGACGCCGACGTCCCCCGGTTCTGGGGCGAGCTGGGGCTGCCCGGGCTGGTCGACGTGCACGTGCACTTCATGCCCGAGCGGGTGCAGGCGGCGGTGTGGGCGTACTTCGCCGACGCCGAGAGCCACTACGGCGCGCCCTGGCCGATCAGCTACGAGGGGCCCGTCGAGCAGCGGCTGGACCGGCTGGCCGCGCTCGGCGTCCGGGCGTTCTCCGCACTGAACTACCCGCACAAGCCGGGCATGGCCGCCGGGCTCAACGACTGGTCGGCCGCGTTCGCCGCCGCCCACCCGCAGGTGCTCCAGTCGGCCACGTTCTTCCCCGAGCCCGAGGCCGCGCACTACGTGCCCGAGGCGATCGAGGCCGGGGCTCGGGTGTTCAAGGTGCACGTGCAGGTCGGCTCGTTCGACCCGCGGCACGAGCTGCTCGACCCGGTCTGGACCCGGCTGGAGGAGTCCGGCACCCCGGTGGTCATCCACTGCGGGTCCGGCCCGCTGGCCGGGGAGCACACCGGGCCCGCGCCGATGGCGGG
This sequence is a window from Geodermatophilaceae bacterium NBWT11. Protein-coding genes within it:
- a CDS encoding NADP-dependent oxidoreductase, whose product is MRGIAYDAFGGVEVLQLREDLPTPPVGPDVVLVRVHAAGVNPVDVGIRSGGLAELFPHHFPIVPGWDVSGVVEQVGPAVTSFTVGDEVFGYVRRDDVGLGTCAELVAAPQRCLAHKPPSLSFAEAGALPLAGLTAYQALTETLDVGEGDRVLVHRASGGVGFNAVQIAVALGAHVIGTASAKNHGFLREAGCAEVYDYADGPLSEQLSEPVDAVLDLVGGPTLADAPDQVRDPARIASVVDPAVNDLGGRYVFVRPEAHDLEELARLVEDGQLRVPIAKAFPLERTAEAHELVAAGHVRGKVVVTLR
- a CDS encoding amidohydrolase, coding for MTVPPPVDDADVPRFWGELGLPGLVDVHVHFMPERVQAAVWAYFADAESHYGAPWPISYEGPVEQRLDRLAALGVRAFSALNYPHKPGMAAGLNDWSAAFAAAHPQVLQSATFFPEPEAAHYVPEAIEAGARVFKVHVQVGSFDPRHELLDPVWTRLEESGTPVVIHCGSGPLAGEHTGPAPMAGLLERHPDLQLVIAHLGMPEYAEFLTLAERYAGVRLDTTMFATDFTERLMPFDRALLPRLAALGHKVLLGSDFPTIPYPYAHQLAALHGLGLGEDWLRRVLWQNGADLFGLPR